Part of the Salmo salar chromosome ssa10, Ssal_v3.1, whole genome shotgun sequence genome is shown below.
CGGTCCCAAGGCACCAGTGACTGGATATGTGCGCTTTCTGAATGAAAGACGAGAGCAGATCCGTGCTAAGTACCCTGACCTGCCCTTTCCAGAAATTACCAAGAGGTTGGGCGCAGAGTGGAGCTGCTTAGTACCTCATGACAAACAGGTACCTGCAGGCTTGGCTAGGGAAATGTAGTTGTAGAATGTATGAACAATTACTAATTATTTTGCCCCAGGTTTGTATTTAGTGGCAGTGCATTCAGTAGATTTATGCGTAGTTGTAGATATATGAATAGGTATAGGCTTGCCAGGATATGGTCTGTTTGATAAGCCCAGGTAGGCCTCATTTAAAAACTACAGGCTATCATGTTTCTTGAGGAGAAGCCTGGGATTGGAAGCTACCATCGCAGTGTATTGAGATATCTTCTGTGTGTGTCTAATGGAGTTAAGAATGTACTGTAAGCTCACTCCACAGCTAGTTTGAAATGTTTCCAATGGAGCTATCCATTTGGTACCTTTTGTATAGCTCAAACTGTTGTCAAGGCGGGCAGTCGCGTGTGTCTGTAAGCCGAGCATAACTGTTTCGAGCCTGTTATGTGGAGGAAGATATACTGTGAGTAGCGCACATGACGttggttacattgatgctgttgatcCGGGTCACTCAGTTGTGCTCTGTCCAGCTGCTGGGGTTGCTGCTGCCGAGGGAGGGAGGTCAAAGGGGGGCcgagtgtaactgatgtgaactagctagcaagttagcggtGCACGCTAGTAGCGTTCAATCAATGAAGTTGCTCACTCTGAGACTTAGAAGTAGTTGTCCCTCTTGTAATGATTCTTCATGAGTGacttgtcgatgtgtgcagaggatgcctggttcaagtccagggtggggcaaggagagggacagaagtaaTACTGTTACATCTGGAGTGGACTGaagtttttttttgtgtgctgACCTGACAGCGCTTTCTGGATGAGGCGGAGCGAGAAAAGCTGCAGTATGCCCGGGAGCTGAGAGAATACCAACAGAGTGAGGCCTATCAGATCACCAGTGCCAAGATCCAGGACAAGAAGGTCAAGAGAGGTGAGAGTTGTGACACATCTACCTTATTAATTGAGGGTTGTTACATACAACGCTCCTATTTCATCCATTTGACAGGGTGGTAAAAACTGTTGCTTTTTTATTTGTCTTTCGTTTATTTGTTTTCTTTGAGCATTGTatataatgtaatttttttttttttttcagaagaGTCTCCATCTGTCATTATCAATGCCAACAGTTCTGGATCAGCTGCTCTGAAGGTACGCTCTTTGCCTTACATTATTTGCTTATGTTGTGTTTCTGAATGTGTTATGTCAAATGAACACATGGTTTTAAGAAAACACATGGAACAAAAGCAGGAAGTCAAAGGGTTGATTTGTTTTGAACTATGTCCTCTAGGGTTCAGACTACCTGTCCAACAGATTTGATGTTCCAATATTCACAGAGGAGTTCCTGGACCAGAACAAGGGTAAGAGAAGGGCAGAGGAGGGTCTCTGGGACAAACACTGTTTCAGTGAAGAAAGTACTAACCGTTTCCTTTCTAATGATTGTTTCTCTGCTCCCAGCCCGGGAAGCAGAGCTGCGGCGTCTACGCAAAGCCAACGTTGAGTTTGAGGAGCAGAACGCCGTGCTGCAGAAGCACATAGCAGACATGTACAGCGCCAAAGAGAGGCTGGAAGCTGAACTGGGGCAGGATGAGCTCCGGACTCAGGCCTTGCACAGGCACCTGCTGGCCATCAAACACACCCTCGTCAGCAGTCTGTCCACCGTGGCCCTGCCAGGTCAGCATCTTATCACGGAGGCCCTTCCATCCATCTCTGACCCTGATACTCAGCCTAATCTCTTTGTATGACTTGGCTGCAATTACTtctagtgcattcagaaagtattcagaccccttcccttttccacatttattctaaaatggattaaataaacacatttccttatcaatctacacaatataccccataatgacaaagcaaaacgtttttttttatgttagcaaatatattacaaataaaaacatatctttatttacataagtattcataccttttgctatgagacttgaaattgagctcaggtgcatcctgtttccattgatcatccttgagatgtttctacaacttgattggagtccaccctaGTTGATTGTGTTTTCTTTGCAGGCACAGGTGAGACCCCCTCTCTTGGTACCCTGGACTCGTACCTGAGTCGCCTGAGTGGTACTCTGGAGAGCAACCCTCATGAGCACCGTGCCTTGCTGACTCAGCTTCGTGAtgtcctttctcacctggacaggtaacacacctgtgaGAGGATCTAACACCTTGATGTAAAGGTATTGAGTTATGTCAGGGAACAAACTCCTACGTATTTATTTGACAGTGAAGCTGAAATGTTTAATTTGTCTCTATACTCCAGTATTTTGGATTCAAGATTAAATGTTTCATATCAGGCGACAGtgtagaatgtcaccttttatttgagggtattttcatacatatctgttttaccgttttagaaatgaaagcacttgatATACCTAGTCCCCTGATTTTGAAGGTATCCCCATTTtgaagtatttggacaaattcacttttatatgtattaaagtagtcaaacgtGTAGTATTTGATACCATATTCCTAGCactcaatgattacatcaagcttgtcaCACCAGTGTTTCCTCTACGATTTTTGTTCAGCAACAGTGGCAAAGTTTTAGAGGCCCTCCTCTTGGCTGTAGACCTAAAAtgttgttttaaagctaatttcctgcagttctacacattttgccatacaattgtacacattttgtcatgatgCTGGAAAAATAAATTGCCTTTTTAAAGCTAAttccctgcaattctacacattttgccatggcttagcTGTGTTATGTTATCTGAGTGACACAAGCgttataacaaaatcaatgagGGCCCCATGCTATGACATTTTTGGAATGTTAGATTatccctgactgtctagttttTATTCTTGTAGTTGTTAGTTCTCAATGATGATTTTATTTCAACTTTGTTTAATTTTACACAGAAAATGTTTTACCATCCTGAAAATTAGGCCCACCACTGCTAAAtgtatataggggaaacactaaactctacaaacttgttggatgcatatTTGCAGTTtgctttggttgtgtttcagattatgttgtgcccaatagaaattcatCATAAATAATGTATGGTtcttttggagtcacttttattctaaataagaatagaacatgtttcgaaacacttctacattaatgtggatgctaccatgattacggataatcatgaatgaattgtgaataatgatgagttagaggcacaaagatcatacccccaaggcatgctaacctctcaccattacaaataacaggaggttagcattttatatcatacccccaagacatgctaacctctcaccattacaaataacaggaggttagcattttatatcatacccccaagacatgctaacctctcaccattacaaataacaggaggttagcattttatatcatacccccaagacatgctaacctctcaccattacaaataacaggaggttagcattttatatcatacccccaagacatgctaacctctcaccattacaaataacaggaggttagcattttatatcatacccccaagacatgctaacctctc
Proteins encoded:
- the LOC106613768 gene encoding SWI/SNF-related matrix-associated actin-dependent regulator of chromatin subfamily E member 1-related isoform X4, which produces MGGVKQEQNDGPPPRGMPSSDAAHEEHIRSLSVQPVKKRGWPKGKKRKKVLPNGPKAPVTGYVRFLNERREQIRAKYPDLPFPEITKRLGAEWSCLVPHDKQRFLDEAEREKLQYARELREYQQSEAYQITSAKIQDKKVKREESPSVIINANSSGSAALKGSDYLSNRFDVPIFTEEFLDQNKAREAELRRLRKANVEFEEQNAVLQKHIADMYSAKERLEAELGQDELRTQALHRHLLAIKHTLVSSLSTVALPGTGETPSLGTLDSYLSRLSGTLESNPHEHRALLTQLRDVLSHLDSEKL
- the LOC106613768 gene encoding SWI/SNF-related matrix-associated actin-dependent regulator of chromatin subfamily E member 1-related isoform X1, with translation MFLLAYLITSLMHFTSCSDIMGGVKQEQNDGPPPRGMPSSDAAHEEHIRSLSVQPVKKRGWPKGKKRKKVLPNGPKAPVTGYVRFLNERREQIRAKYPDLPFPEITKRLGAEWSCLVPHDKQRFLDEAEREKLQYARELREYQQSEAYQITSAKIQDKKVKREESPSVIINANSSGSAALKGSDYLSNRFDVPIFTEEFLDQNKAREAELRRLRKANVEFEEQNAVLQKHIADMYSAKERLEAELGQDELRTQALHRHLLAIKHTLVSSLSTVALPGTGETPSLGTLDSYLSRLSGTLESNPHEHRALLTQLRDVLSHLDSEKL
- the LOC106613768 gene encoding SWI/SNF-related matrix-associated actin-dependent regulator of chromatin subfamily E member 1-related isoform X2; this translates as MFLLAYLITSLMHFTSCSDIMGGVKQEQNDGPPPRGMPSSDAAHEEHIRSLSVQPVKKRGWPKGKKRKKVLPNGPKAPVTGYVRFLNERREQIRAKYPDLPFPEITKRLGAEWSCLVPHDKQRFLDEAEREKLQYARELREYQQSEAYQITSAKIQDKKVKREESPSVIINANSSGSAALKGSDYLSNRFDVPIFTEEFLDQNKAREAELRRLRKANVEFEEQNAVLQKHIADMYSAKERLEAELGQDELRTQALHRHLLAIKHTLVSSLSTVALPGTGETPSLGTLDSYLSRLSGTLESNPHEHRALLTQLRDVLSHLDR
- the LOC106613768 gene encoding SWI/SNF-related matrix-associated actin-dependent regulator of chromatin subfamily E member 1-related isoform X5 — translated: MGGVKQEQNDGPPPRGMPSSDAAHEEPVKKRGWPKGKKRKKVLPNGPKAPVTGYVRFLNERREQIRAKYPDLPFPEITKRLGAEWSCLVPHDKQRFLDEAEREKLQYARELREYQQSEAYQITSAKIQDKKVKREESPSVIINANSSGSAALKGSDYLSNRFDVPIFTEEFLDQNKAREAELRRLRKANVEFEEQNAVLQKHIADMYSAKERLEAELGQDELRTQALHRHLLAIKHTLVSSLSTVALPGTGETPSLGTLDSYLSRLSGTLESNPHEHRALLTQLRDVLSHLDSEKL
- the LOC106613768 gene encoding SWI/SNF-related matrix-associated actin-dependent regulator of chromatin subfamily E member 1-related isoform X3, with the protein product MFLLAYLITSLMHFTSCSDIMGGVKQEQNDGPPPRGMPSSDAAHEEPVKKRGWPKGKKRKKVLPNGPKAPVTGYVRFLNERREQIRAKYPDLPFPEITKRLGAEWSCLVPHDKQRFLDEAEREKLQYARELREYQQSEAYQITSAKIQDKKVKREESPSVIINANSSGSAALKGSDYLSNRFDVPIFTEEFLDQNKAREAELRRLRKANVEFEEQNAVLQKHIADMYSAKERLEAELGQDELRTQALHRHLLAIKHTLVSSLSTVALPGTGETPSLGTLDSYLSRLSGTLESNPHEHRALLTQLRDVLSHLDSEKL